In Aspergillus flavus chromosome 3, complete sequence, one genomic interval encodes:
- a CDS encoding phthalate transporter — MSDAETYLDEKIHSSGSVSGLDNVEGDLDRDEVYSPREQRKILHKIDRRLVTGLGLLMCVSLVDRTNLGNAMIAGMEEELRLYIGSRYSITLLTFFIPYVLFQFPLITVIREIGPKIFLAGITFSWGIVMMGFGFIHNWTVLVGLRIVLGFLEAGLFPGSVYLLSMWYTRYDLHKRYSSFYLISVIGGAFSGILSYGFVHMNGLGNLSAWRWIFVMEGILTCLVGVVGFFLIVNFPNENNLSWKFLSKEETAFVVRRLNRDRRDSSEAAFNLKEFLKPALDPKIWGFALIFFSATVVSYAITFFLPLILRSELKFPQAASQVLTTPPYFFAGIFMYVQGWIGDKYHIRAPLIIYNCVQCIVGLAILGWVQIPGVQYFGIFLVTSASNATIPAALTYQANNIRGQWKRAFCSASIVSFGGTGGVAGSLVFRSQDSPRYLPGLYACIACNLLSIVVVCILSLYFYISNRRAARGKLVIEGLPEFRYTL, encoded by the exons ATGTCGGACGCTGAAACATATCTGGACGAGAAAATACACTCGAGTGGGTCTGTATCAGGCTTAGACAATGTGGAGGGTGATTTGGATAGGGATGAGGTCTACTCGCCTCGAGAACAGAGAAAGATCCTACACAAGATCGATCGAAGGCTAGTCACAGGCTTAGGGCTTCTCATGTGCGTCAGTTTGGTGGATCGAACCAACCTGGGAAATGCTATGATTGCTGG catggaggaggagcttCGTCTCTACATTGGCTCTCGTTAC TCCATCACGCTTCTCACCTTTTTCATTCCCTATGtcctctttcaatttccCTTGATCACAGTGATTCGCGAAATTGGGCCAAAGATCTTCCTTGCTGGAATTACATTCTCCTGGGGAATAGTTATGATG GGATTTGGATTTATACATAATTGGACGGTGCTCGTTGGACTTCGCATTGTTTTGGGGTTTCTTGAAGCCGGACTCTTCCCTGGCTCCGTGTATCTCCTTTCTATGTGGTATACTCGAT ACGACCTACACAAGAGATATTCATCCTTCTACTTGATTAGTGTCATCGGGGGTGCTTTCTCTGGAATCCTCTCGTATGGCTTCGTACACATGAATGGCCTTGGGAATTTGAGCGCATGGAGGTGGATCTTTGTTATGGAAGGCATCCTCACCTGTCTTGTCGGAGTGGTTGGCTTCTTTTTGATTGTCAACTTCCCCAACGAGAACAATCTCTCTTGGAAGTTTCTTTCCAAGGAGGAAACCGCCTTCGTCGTCCGACGACTAAACCGAGATAGACGGGACTCCTCTGAAGCGGCGTTCAATTTAAAGGAATTCCTAAAGCCTGCTCTGGACCCCAAAATATGGGGCTTTGCCCTCATCTTCTT TTCTGCAACAGTTGTATCCTACGCAATTACGTTCTTCCTTCCGCTCATCCTCAGAAGTGAGCTCAAATTCCCCCAAGCAGCATCACAAGTCCTCACAACACCACCCTACTTCTTCGCCGGAATCTTCATGTATGTTCAAGGCTGGATTGGTGACAAGTACCACATTCGGGCTCCCTTGATCATCTACAACTGCGTTCAATGCATCGTGGGTTTAGCCATTCTCGGCTGGGTCCAAATTCCCGGCGTGCAATACTTCGGGATTTTTCTCGTCACATCAGCATCCAATGCTACAATCCCAGCCGCCCTGACATACCAGGCCAACAATATCCGCGGGCAGTGGAAACGCGCCTTTTGCAGTGCGAGTATCGTCAGCTTTGGCGGCACTGGTGGTGTAGCTGGGTCCTTGGTGTTCCGGTCGCAGGATTCTCCCCGCTACCTACCAGGTCTTTATGCCTGTATTGC GTGCAATCTCTTGTCCATAGTGGTAGTATGTATACTCAGCctttatttctatatctcGAACAGAAGGGCAGCAAGGGGGAAGCTTGTCATTGAAGGACTTCCCGAGTTCAGATATACACTTTGA
- a CDS encoding putative thimet oligopeptidase (thimet oligopeptidase) produces the protein MTSPKQQPPTFTATPESLIQNTKHLIQHARETHNQIKRNTQPKTATFNNVILPLAHIDNNLASKTHILVFYRAVSTDPELRSASTEARSLLDSYKLETTMDDGLFALVDAVFHQNEDLDTESHRLLKKIYLGFVRHGLRLSAGYQRYRFREIQSRLGWIKGEFQKNLAEANNTGIWFTAGELDGLPSEFLSTLMRSEAGDPKLRVTFNDSDLFQTLRYAKDSETRRRLYIANENKCEQNVSLFREAILLRNEAARLLGYPSHAALRIEDKMAKCPETVTSFLGDLHARLIDNGKREVEKLKQLKKADLESQGETFHGQYFLWDHQYYHRLMLEKQYSVHHDKIAEYFPLQSTITGMLEICETLFGFSFTELQTPEMTKLASHGHTLVWHEDVQIFRVRNSDEAGDFIGYLYMDLFLREGKYANAANFNLIPGFTKENGTRQYPATALVCNFPKPSSKAPYLLKHDEVVTLFHEVGHAIHDLVSKTIYSHFHGTETEVDFGEAPSQMLENWCWTPSVLRSLSRHYSYFSSEYFDHWKRRVDGELQPQEQMPDAMIESLLRAKHVNGALFHLRQVHFAMFDMVVHDTGDHRVIEELDISAKYNSLLAEILPMDGPEGDDWGHGQTRFQHLLGEYDAGYYSYLFSKVYSTDMFYTVFKADPMNSLQGRRYRYTVLEKGGSLDGLTILTDFLGREPQTDAFYKELCQT, from the exons ATGACCAGCCCAAAGCAGCAACCACCAACATTCACTGCAACCCCAGAGTCACTCATCCAAAACACGAAACACCTAATCCAACATGCCCGCGAGACCCATAAccaaatcaaaagaaatacACAGCCCAAGACCGCAACTTTCAACAACGTCATTCTCCCACTGGCTCACATCGACAACAATCTGGCTTCCAAGACCCATATCCTTGTTTTCTACAGAGCGGTTTCGACTGACCCCGAACTGCGGAGTGCCTCCACCGAGGCCCGGAGCCTGCTAGATAGCTACAAGCTCGAGACGACGATGGATGACGGTTTATTTGCGCTGGTGGACGCTGTCTTTCACCAGAATGAAGATTTAGATACAGAATCCCATCGTctgttgaagaagatatatCTGGGCTTCGTTCGTCATGGGTTGAGATTGTCAGCTGGTTACCAGAGATATCGGTTTCGGGAGATCCAGTCACGACTTGGTTGGATTAAGGGTGAGTTTCAGAAGAACTTGGCCGAGGCGAATAATACGGGCATCTGGTTTACAGCTGGGGAGTTGGATGGATTACCAAGTGAATTTCTATCCACGTTAATGAGAAGCGAAGCAGGAGACCCCAAGCTCCGAGTCACATTCAATGATTCAGACCTCTTTCAAACGCTGAGATATGCGAAGGACAGTGAGACACGGAGACGCCTTTACATCGCTAACGAGAATAAGTGTGAACAGAATGTGTCCTTGTTCAGGGAGGCTATACTACTTCGTAATGAAGCGGCTCGTCTACTTGGGTATCCTAGTCATGCTGCTTTGCGGATTGAGGATAAGATGGCGAAGTGTCCGGAAACTGTGACTTCTTTTCTCGGTGATTTACATGCTCGACTGATAGATAACGGTAAGAGAGAAGTCGAGAAGCTAAAACAGCTCAAGAAGGCCGATCTTGAGTCCCAGGGAGAAACATTCCATGGCCAGTACTTCCTGTGGGATCATCAATACTATCATCGATTGATGCTGGAGAAGCAATACTCGGTACACCATGACAAGATTGCGGAATACTTTCCTCTTCAAAGCACAATCACCGGCATGCTGGAGATCTGCGAGACTTTATTTGGTTTTTCTTTCACCGAGCTTCAAACACCCGAGATGACCAAGCTAGCAAGTCATGGACACACACTCGTCTGGCATGAAGACGTGCAGATCTTCAGAGTCAGGAACAGCGACGAGGCCGGTGACTTCATCGGGTATCTTTATATGGATCTATTCCTTCGGGAAGGTAAATACGCAAATGCAGCCAACTTCAACCTAATTCCC GGCTTCACCAAAGAAAACGGCACACGCCAATACCCCGCCACAGCATTAGTGTGCAACTTCCCCAAACCTAGTTCCAAAGCCCCCTATCTATTAAAACACGACGAAGTCGTCACCTTATTCCACGAAGTAGGCCATGCAATCCACGACCTTGTGTCAAAGACCATCTACTCGCATTTCCACGGTACAGAGACAGAAGTGGATTTTGGCGAAGCCCCAAGCCAGATGTTAGAGAACTGGTGCTGGACACCATCAGTATTGCGGTCGTTAAGTAGACACTACTCATATTTTTCTTCGGAGTATTTCGATCACTGGAAAAGGAGAGTAGATGGAGAACTTCAACCCCAAGAGCAAATGCCTGATGCGATGATTGAGAGCCTTCTCAGAGCTAAACACGTCAACGGTGCACTGTTCCATCTACGTCAGGTACATTTTGCTATGTTTGATATGGTAGTCCACGACACTGGTGACCATCGCGTGATCGAGGAATTAGATATCTCGGCGAAGTATAATAGCCTCTTGGCTGAAATTTTACCGATGGATGGCCCGGAGGGTGACGACTGGGGCCATGGTCAAACACGTTTTCAACACTTGCTGGGGGAATATGATGCAGGGTATTACAGTTATTTATT TTCAAAGGTCTATTCCACAGATATGTTCTATACCGTGTTCAAGGCCGACCCTATGAACTCTCTGCAAGGCCGGAGATACCGATATACGGTCCTTGAGAAGGGAGGGAGCCTGGATGGGTTGACAATTTTGACTGATTTCTTGGGGCGCGAACCCCAGACAGATGCGTTTTACAAGGAGCTTTGTCAAACTTGA
- a CDS encoding putative ABC transporter, with amino-acid sequence METDHAKASGAIDLERNDHQFLMNNTVQSFTWDNLTVTVKDRRTKKPRNLIEGCSGTAHHGQLVALMGPSGCGKTTLLNVLARRTASAGAKNTGDCYINGAKLDNNTFNRITSYVEQEDALIGSLTVEETLKFAADLSLPGSVSRSQRVDRIQTLLSAFGIQNQASTLVGTPIRKGISGGQKRRVSVASQLITCPKILFLDEPTSGLDSTASYEVISYVKKLAVANNLIIIASIHQPSTTTFQLFDNLLLLSGGKTCYYGPVSDVPSYFENIGCPIPSNTNPAEYLLDAVSSDFTVHEGQVEKIQTSWTQSAEYAALSKQPQSPDEKDIRTMSIDELSRPGIPRITMSLLHRLFIKSYRDVVAYGIRIVMYLGLAIMMGTVWLRLHTSQEYIQPFINAIFFGSAFMSFMAVAYVPSFLEDRATFTKERANGLYGALPFVISNFIIGLPYLFLISMLFSIVSYWLSNFRPTGTAFFTWVMWLFLDLVAAESLVVFVTAIFPNFVISLALVAFANGLWMSVGGFLVSPTILNPFWKYVFHYIDYQAYVFQGMMVNEFSERNYSCGSGCQCMYQTDLADQCMIRGTGVLKEYGYATGRTGKWVGILIGIIAVYRLFGYIALVLRRT; translated from the exons ATGGAGACCGACCACGCTAAGGCATCAGGTGCCATCGACCTGGAACGAAATGACCACCAGTTTTTGATGAATAACACCGTTCAATCCTTTACCTGGGATAACCTGACTGTAACCGTGAAAGATAGACGCACTAAGAAACCTCGAAACCTTATCGAGGGCTGCAGCGGGACTGCCCATCATG GCCAACTGGTCGCGTTGATGGGCCCCTCCGGCTGCGGAAAGACGACTCTCTTAAACGTTCTCGCGCGTCGCACAGCTTCCGCGGGTGCGAAAAACACGGGGGACTGCTACATAAATGGAGCGAAGCTGGACAATAACACCTTCAACCGGATCACGTCCTACGTCGAACAGGAGGATGCGTTGATCGGATCGCTGACGGTGGAGGAGACATTGAAGTTTGCCGCAGATCTGTCTCTCCCAGG CTCAGTGTCGAGATCTCAGAGAGTGGATCGTATACAAACCCTCCTGAGCGCATTCGGGATCCAGAACCAGGCTTCGACACTAGTGGGAACACCAATCCGTAAGGGCATTAGTGGAGGGCAAAAGCGTCGGGTCAGTGTCGCCAGTCAGCTTATCACATGTCCTAAGATCCTTTTTCTCGACGAGCCAACCAGTGGACTGGATTCAACTGCTAGTTACGAAGTCATCTCGTATGTCAAGAAACTGGCGGTAGCAAACAAT CTTATCATAATCGCAAGTATCCACCAGCCATCGACAACAACCTTCCAGCTGTTTGacaatcttctccttctttcggGAGGCAAGACATGCTACTACGGACCCGTTTCGGATGTCCCCAGCTACTTCGAGAATATCGGCTGCCCCATTCCCTCCAATACGAACCCAGCTGAGTACCTTTTGGATGCGGTCAGCTCTGACTTCACAGTCCACGAGGGCCAAGTCGAGAAGATTCAGACCTCATGGACGCAGTCTGCCGAGTATGCCGCGTTAAGCAAGCAACCACAGAGTCCCGACGAGAAGGACATCAGGACAATGAGCATCGACGAATTAAGCCGCCCGGGTATTCCCCGAATCACCATGTCTCTTCTGCATCGGCTCTTCATCAAGAGTTATCGCGACGTTGTAGCCTATGGTATTCGGATTGTCATGTATTTGG GACTTGCAATCATGATGGGAACGGTATGGCTTCGTCTCCACACCTCGCAGGAGTACATCCAACCATTCATCAACGCAATC TTCTTCGGCTCAGCCTTCATGAGCTTTATGGCCGTCGCCTACGTCCCATCCTTTCTCGAGGACCGGGCAACATTCACCAAAGAACGAGCGAATGGGCTCTACGGCGCCCTCCCCTTCGTTATCTCCAATTTCATCATCGGCCTTCCATACTTGT TCTTAATTTCAATGCTCTTTTCCATAGTCAGCTACTGGCTCTCCAACTTCCGGCCCACGGGCACCGCATTCTTCACCTGGGTGATGTGGCTGTTTCTGGACCTCGTTGCCGCGGAATCCCTCGTTGTTTTCGTAACAGCCATATTCCCCAATTTCGTAATCAGCCTAGCGCTTGTCGCGTTTGCCAATGGGCTCTGGATGAGCGTGGGCGGGTTCCTTGTTTCGCCGACCATCTTGAATCCATTCTGGAAATATGTTTTCCATTATATTGACTATCAG GCATATGTATTCCAAGGAATGATGGTTAACGAGTTTAGCGAGAGGAACTACTCGTGTGGCTCGGGGTGTCAGTGCATGTATCAGACGGATCTGGCGGACCAGTGCATGATTCGGGGTACCGGAGTGCTTAAGGAATATGGGTATGCGACGGGTCGGACGGGGAAGTGGGTAGGTATCCTGATAGGCATCATTGCAGTTTACCGACTGTTTGGCTACATTGCCTTGGTGTTGAGGAGGACTTGA
- a CDS encoding putative cell wall protein — protein sequence MNLPTLIALLTTLTLHLTTTTTATPLSTRNVPGILKEFALILLDKAVKLYEPKKEDQGLERKQTNVEVSLIKSMNAVHAAPPFKKQESSLVSNVACKMQPVWVEYLHDVVVKKREFEKAKIADRIQEHIRDLKERCHNLAVSIEEKLKPEDRETIVDREFDRAIAAFD from the exons ATGAACCTCCCCACCCTAATAGCCCTCCTAACAACCCTCACCCTCCACCTCACGACGACCACCACCGCAACACCCCTCTCAACCCGCAATGTCCCCGGAATCCTCAAAGAATTcgccctcatcctccttgacAAAGCGGTGAAACTCTACGAacccaaaaaagaagaccaaggccTCGAACGCAAACAAACCAACGTCGAAGTATCCCTGATCAAATCCATGAATGCTGTTCACGCCGCACCACCGTTTAAGAAACAGGAGAGTTCTCTCGTGTCTAATGTAGCTTGTAAGATGCAGCCTGTTTGGGTGGAGTATTTgcatgatgttgttgttaag AAACGTGAGTTTGAGAAGGCGAAGATTGCAGATCGCATTCAAGAGCATATTCGGGATCTGAAGGAGAGGTGTCATAATCTTGCTGTGTCTATagaggagaagttgaagccGGAGGATAGGGAGACTATTGTGGATCGGGAGTTTGATCGTGCTATTGCGGCGTTTGATTAG
- a CDS encoding UMTA methyltransferase family protein has protein sequence MHGLGSSPTSPASFRLADGLGYGLQQNHRSVIRLNLQHFLWREVFGFHIHPSVHLPPSDKSTEPSDHPAIADVATGTALWLIDVSRDFPHSRLDGLDVDLTQAPHPGWLPSNITLQHWDVFTNVPASLECQYDLVHVRLLVLVLSGVDPMPVIRRLFQLVRPGGYIQWDELDCVNMKIKKVNPSVEAPALEEIRIASHANGRHDWVLDLPRLLNEAGFQDAKLDYYDEGPELVRAFNDQHLLTMEEFASKLMQNGRAEAAASFVKLIQAGYQECVNGASLSIPRVVVVAKRPGSAGIPPARQG, from the coding sequence ATGCATGGGTTAGGCTCCTCACCTACCTCTCCAGCTAGCTTCCGCCTTGCCGATGGCCTTGGATATGGTCTGCAGCAGAACCACCGCTCCGTCATCCGCCTAAACTTGCAACACTTTCTCTGGCGTGAAGTATTTGGCTTTCACATCCACCCCTCGGTCCACCTTCCCCCTTCGGACAAGTCTACCGAGCCCTCTGACCATCCTGCCATTGCCGACGTTGCTACAGGCACTGCTTTGTGGTTGATTGACGTATCCAGGGACTTTCCACACAGCCGGCTGGATGGGCTAGATGTTGACCTCACTCAAGCCCCTCATCCTGGATGGCTGCCCTCTAACATTACCCTGCAGCATTGGGATGTCTTCACAAACGTGCCCGCGAGCCTCGAGTGCCAATATGATCTTGTGCACGTTCGATTGCTTGTCTTGGTGCTCTCGGGCGTAGACCCAATGCCTGTGATCCGGCGACTGTTTCAGTTAGTCAGACCTGGCGGCTACATTCAGTGGGATGAGCTGGACTGTGTGAacatgaagatcaagaaggtgAACCCGTCTGTGGAGGCGCCTGCGCTTGAGGAAATCCGCATTGCCTCCCACGCCAATGGACGGCATGACTGGGTGTTGGACTTGCCGCGCCTGCTCAACGAGGCAGGATTCCAGGATGCAAAATTAGACTACTATGATGAGGGGCCAGAGTTGGTCCGGGCCTTCAATGACCAACATTTGTTGACTATGGAGGAGTTCGCGTCCAAGTTGATGCAAAATGGCAGGGCAGAGGCGGCTGCGAGCTTTGTGAAACTCATTCAGGCTGGGTACCAGGAGTGTGTGAACGGAGCTTCGTTGTCCATCCCTCGGGTGGTTGTGGTGGCGAAGCGCCCCGGCTCGGCTGGAATCCCACCCGCTAGACAAGGATAA
- a CDS encoding beta-lactamase-like protein, whose product MTFSPSFNDRTDFDNATRGFIHALKPCIIRNSSGRVVWNNDEYGFLQDAECPATAEPKLWRQGQLNSIQGLFQVTDGIYQIRGFDLSNMTVVEGHKGVIVIDPLTSVECAAAALALYREHRGDRPVTGLIYSHSHVDHFGGAQGVLQQGTNTSIPIIAPEGFMAEATSENIYVGDAMRRRAGYMYGMRLPKGPDGHIGCGLGMMPSSGTMSLIPPNVSICHTGEKRTVDGIRIEFQMVPETEAPAEMNFYFPEHKALCIAECATHCLHNIITLRGALVRDAKAWARYLDETAVLYGQKSNVLFAGHNWPTWGQDEIVKFISEQRDLYTYLHDQTVRMMNIGLTGIEIAERFTLPPALQMAWHAQGFYGSVSHNVKGIYQRYLGWFDGNPAHLWEYPAAEAGQRYIDCMGGVDEVVRKARKYASEGDSRFAVTLLGHVIAAHPEHKESRLALASVYTKLAYGCENATWRNFYLSGAQDMHSPPPPDRPEPPKREYRAALSMEQLLTLLSVQLDGPKAATESFTIDLDLQEQKQSWRLILSNGALTYRIKTDHDRSIDTSGLRLTLTKKELVEILNGGGGIPENSSEGDVSLLFKLMRLVGASMPPASLL is encoded by the coding sequence ATGACCTTCTCGCCCTCCTTCAATGACCGAACCGATTTTGATAACGCTACCCGAGGGTTTATCCATGCATTAAAACCATGTATCATCCGAAACTCGAGTGGCCGCGTAGTGTGGAACAACGACGAGTACGGTTTTCTCCAAGACGCAGAATGCCCTGCCACTGCCGAGCCAAAACTGTGGCGACAAGGCCAATTGAACTCCATCCAGGGTCTTTTCCAAGTAACTGACGGAATTTACCAAATTCGAGGCTTCGATCTCTCGAACATGACCGTCGTTGAGGGACACAAAGGTGTTATTGTGATTGACCCGTTGACGTCGGTCGAATGTGCAGCGGCGGCACTAGCGCTTTACCGTGAACACCGCGGGGACCGGCCAGTAACCGGTTTGATCTATTCACACTCACATGTAGATCATTTCGGTGGAGCTCAGGGCGTGCTCCAACAAGGCACAAATACATCGATACCTATCATCGCCCCGGAGGGTTTCATGGCCGAAGCGACTAGCGAGAACATCTACGTCGGCGATGCCATGCGCCGGCGTGCAGGGTATATGTACGGCATGCGATTACCAAAAGGGCCAGATGGTCACATTGGCTGTGGCCTTGGAATGATGCCGTCTAGTGGAACAATGTCATTGATTCCTCCAAATGTCTCTATCTGCCACACAGGCGAGAAACGGACGGTGGATGGCATTCGTATTGAGTTCCAAATGGTACCTGAAACCGAGGCACCGGCGGAGATGAACTTCTACTTTCCCGAGCACAAGGCACTTTGCATTGCTGAATGCGCAACTCATTGCCTTCACAATATAATCACTCTTCGCGGGGCTTTGGTTCGTGACGCGAAGGCCTGGGCACGCTATCTTGACGAAACAGCAGTGCTCTATGGGCAGAAATCCAATGTGCTCTTTGCTGGCCACAACTGGCCGACCTGGGGACAGGATGAAATCGTCAAGTTCATATCGGAGCAACGAGACCTCTACACCTATCTCCATGACCAAACTGTCCGGATGATGAATATCGGCCTGACAGGCATCGAGATTGCAGAGAGATTCACCCTCCCACCAGCACTGCAAATGGCGTGGCATGCGCAGGGTTTCTATGGCTCTGTCAGTCATAATGTCAAGGGAATCTACCAACGCTATCTGGGTTGGTTTGATGGGAATCCAGCACACTTATGGGAGTACCCAGCGGCTGAAGCTGGTCAGAGATACATTGACTGTATGGGAGGTGTAGATGAGGTTGTTCGAAAGGCAAGAAAGTATGCCAGCGAAGGTGATTCACGCTTTGCGGTGACACTATTGGGCCATGTCATAGCCGCTCATCCTGAACACAAGGAGTCAAGACTTGCGCTGGCATCTGTGTACACGAAACTGGCATATGGCTGTGAGAATGCGACATGGCGCAACTTCTACCTTTCCGGTGCCCAGGATATGCACTCTCCTCCCCCGCCAGATCGTCCAGAACCCCCGAAGCGCGAATACAGGGCTGCGCTATCGATGGAACAACTGCTTACTCTTCTGTCAGTTCAATTGGATGGACCCAAAGCCGCAACAGAATCGTTTACGATAGACCTGGATCTGCAAGAACAAAAGCAAAGTTGGCGGCTGATTCTGAGCAACGGAGCCTTGACATATCGCATCAAAACAGATCACGACAGGTCCATTGACACGTCTGGTTTGCGTCTAACGCTCACCAAAAAGGAATTGGTGGAGATACTGAATGGGGGTGGAGGGATCCCAGAAAACAGCTCAGAGGGCGATGTGAGCCTGCTCTTCAAGTTGATGAGATTGGTTGGGGCATCCATGCCCCCAGCAAGCCTTTTGTAA